CTCCTAACCTCCTGTagtggggagagaagaggaaatggagtGAATGGGGCAGGGGCCTGAGGTCCTAGCGTTGCCAGGTGTGAAAATGAAGGATGTATATGTGGGGTCAGGTTGAGAAAGTGATATTTAAGCAAGAAGGAGGTTAGCtagaagcaaaatacagaatattcaGGAGAGTTACAGAAGCAATCTCCTTCTCACCAAACGGAGAAGACAAGAAGATCCAAGCAAGGCCGCTCACCTCACTGAAATGTTCCTCAAACAGGATATTGTCACGGTCAGTATGCATGATGGGAGCTGAAATGGCATGTTCCAAGTCGTAGCCAAACCACAGCTTGTTTATAATTGCCTGCAATGAAACAAATCCACACTGACTGACAGGAGATGGACTGTAAGAGAGGCTGCACTGAGTCAGATCAGAAGTCCTACTAGCCTAGTCTCCTGTCTTCATGGTGACCAATACCAGATGCTCCGGGCAAGTATAAGAACAGGGTGAGCACATAATGATACTTCCCAGAATGGTGAATGGTGTCCTTGAATTCAATAGCTACTGATGGATCTTATCTTTCTAttgacagtttttctttctgttttcagaccAGGTCCTAGCATGGACTCCTTCCCATGCTTCTCTCCAGttgaagaaagatgaagaaaaaaagtcctctttttcctcttgtggccttatctggttttatttcttgattGCTGAACAAGATGTTTGTTAGACTTCATGCCTCGGCAAGCTCTTTTTCGTTAAGATTTGTTACTCTCTGTATAtgtgtggtggtggttttctgtttttcttgttctttccaCCACATAACTTACCAGTTTATTTTTGGGGCCCCAAGGTTTTGGGCAATACCTCTCTTCCTAATATCTTCTTTAACTTGCTATTTGATTATTCTAActtcttccatttcaaaaaagaaTTGAGAGAGGCAGCTGGCACTTGCCATAGAAATGCCAGAGGCAAGAAGGTGAGGATAGACTGAGTGTGCAGCAGGCCCTCTTCACTGCTGCCTTCCACATAGCTGTACTAGCAGCAGCAAAGTAATTCCTTTTGTTCAGGACAGTGTATGCTCCCCTTGCTCAGTGGAAGGTGTTACTGTGCAGTACCTGTTCACTCACCATAGCAGTAGCACTGATAATCCAGGCCCCGCCTGCTCCTCCAATCACCAGCATGTCTCCTGTCTTGGAGATGAGAATGGAAGGCACCATTGCTGAGGGAGGCTTCTCTCCtagagcagaggcagagagtATTACTCCTCCCATGTAGCTGTCAAGGGGGTTGGAGGGACACATAAGTTTATCTACCTCACCCTTCTTGCATTCCCCATGGAAAACCAAGCTGCTGCTCATTCCTCAAGAAGCTCAAGTCTTCCAGAAAACTAGCTGCTTTGTGCTGAGACCCCATCTCACAAGAAACTGGACCTTTATGGCACAGGCTAAATAAGAAGCATCTCTTGGTGCAGGACATCCTACAAGCATTCAGGACTTGCTGCAGCTCATTCAACCTAGCTGAGGAACCATTAGTGGCAAAACTGCCATTGCAGTACTGATGTCCTCTCTCATGGCAGACCCAAGGGAGATTGCATCAGGGATAGCTTATTTCACAAAGCAATGTCTCTGCATCAACACTGCTCTGTTACAGAACTTACAGCATTACTGATTTGATTGTGCATGCAACTATATACTTTTTCATAGATGAGCCTAAAAAGTCAGCAAGCTTGTCTTAGTACTAGTTTCTTcacttcttccctccccatcaAGCAATGAtcagcttcagcttttttttttttttttaaatctctgatttccccagccagcaaccaaaACTCCCATGTTTCCATGCAAGGGCAAATGTGAGTAGACAAGACACAGTACAGGGCTTTATCCTCTCTTAGTCTGAAACAAACTTGCTCTCATCCAGACCTAGGAAAGGAAAGAGTACCTGCAGTTTACAGACAGTCCCTGCCCAGTATGTGGCCTGCATATCCATCTCCTGGCCTTGTGTTCTATTTTGAGGATGAGAATGCTCACCTGGTTTAATACTTCTGTTTGCTATGCAGAAATCAGCGAGTTCGTTATTTAAAATGATCCCGGTTTGGTTAGAATACACAAAGGAGCCAAACCTGCAGGGGAAAGAAGTAGCCTTTCAGTGATCAGTGCTCTCTGTTGTGGATGACATTAACTGAACGTGGCACCCTGTGGGTTACCACTGTCTTCTCCCAGCCTGCAACCGCCCCAGCCAGGGTGTCCAAAAGGtgtttgtgctgctgtgctggagcgAGAGATAAGCTCCCTGTTAGTAGTGGAAGTGGGGATTTGCCCAACTCACAGAAActcagcagagctcagcaaGTTGTTACATCTTCGTGAACTGTGATGTTCCTTTGGGCTGATGCTCAAAGACCTTTGCTGTCACATGCAAAAGGCATTCATGAGTAAGAGACTGCCTAAATCTGTGAAGCCCAAGGGGTTTGCATTTCTGGTAAACAGCCCTTGCAGGTACCCTGTGAGCCTGATACATGGCCTATGTGACTCAATTACCAGCCCCTTGGCTACTCACGGGTAGTTGATGGTGCTGGTGGCGGACACGGCACTGCCATCTGCAGCGAGCACAGAGATGTGGCTTGTGCCCTTACTTTTGTATCTGTCATTGTAGATGGACTCCAACAAGTTGTAATGGTTGAGTGGATGGTCACCACGGTCATCTATTCGGCTTCTGGCAAGCTCAGCAATCTTGTCAGATAGCATGGTGCGCACAGTCACCTGCAATCACAGCAAGGAAACTGCGCTTGTGTCACCAAAGCACAAGCATGTCTTTCTTTAGACACAAGGAAGCCTGGGGGATTCAGCCCCAATACTCAGAGCTTGGGGACCTGTATTGGCAGCATTCAGCCCCAGCCTGAATCCCCAGGCCACTTGCATCACAGCAAGTAAAACAAGCTCAGTATTGAGACACCTCAGCATTGGCATGGGCGTGTGCACGTCCATTATCAGGCAAGTGAGCGCCAGCCTACAGCTGAACAGAAACTGCAGTCAAAGTAAATGGCCTaatcctgcctctgccctggccAACTGAGCGGCATTGCTCTTGACTAGCAGTTCtaagtatttttgttccttctgtGGCTGCAAAGCTGGAGGGTGTCAGAGCATCGCTTGGTACTGCAGCATTGTGCTGGCAGGCAGGATAGTCTGGGCAATAGGTAGCCTGCTTGAGGGCTTAGCACATAGGTTAAAATGAGTTGGTGAcaatgcagatttaaaaaaaaaaaacaggaaagggacttccctgctccctctctgTCAAGCAGCAGTGTAGAAGAAGCTGCCAGTGCTGTGGGTGTCTGCGGCTGCCCTTGTGCACCATGCCAGCTCACCTGAGCTTCAGAGAAGGCTGGGTCACTCATATGGGGTTTCAGCATATTGCCAAACTTTAGGGCCTCTGCGATGCGATGGTAGGCTTCTACCTTCTCCTTGGGTGTTGCCAGTGACGCTTCATGGAGTTTATACCCTGCGGAGCaggatgaaataattttgttaatagacccaaggcaattttttttcaagaattgTAAAACAAAAGTTGAAAGGAAGCTCCTTTTCCCATCCCAGTTATTATCAAGTTTCCCCTATGCTTTAGCAGCATGTGGGCACAGAAACAACCAAGTACTAATTTCTACTGTGACTTCAATTCCTCTTGAAGCCTTGGGAAAGTCAGGTATCCTTTGGCCTTTGCAGCAGCTATGGTGATGCTGACCCATTGTAAGAATGAGCCAGTTCATCATCCTGCTGCATACCATGGTCACACTGCTGCTTTGGGGCCCATTCTGGCTCGTCAACTTCATTTCTCCCCATTACTTTTCTACTGCTCTAGAGCAACACTCTTTGCAAACCTCTTGCTGCCCCTTTTCCCTTAGGAATTTACCTTCCAATATCTTGAGGATGAACATGAGCACAGCACCTCCCATGGGTGGTCCAGGAGAAAACATTGTGGTGTGATTGTTCAGGGTAATGTTCAGAGCTGAGGACACCTCTGCTTTGTATGCCTGAAGGTCCTCCAGTGAGATACCAGACCCTTTAACAGAAAACCAGATGGGTAGCTGGCATTAGCACATTAATTTCTACTAGGTGCTATGGGCTGGCTACATCGGAGCCTTGGTAAAGCTTGTAAAGAGCCATCCCTGTATACTCCAAATTTCTTCCACCCAAGCAC
The Ciconia boyciana chromosome 15, ASM3463844v1, whole genome shotgun sequence genome window above contains:
- the GGT5 gene encoding glutathione hydrolase 5 proenzyme isoform X2 translates to MNPQSSGLGGGVIFTIYNASTGTVEVINARETVPRVFPHDLLSGCAAGLPIGSRWIAVPGELRGYEEAHKRYGRLPWKALFEPTIKLLSEPLVVSPVMDKIINHPAFSSPRKGLCPLICDGQRFLKHGETFRWPALQQTLRAVAENGATAFYEGQIGKALVEDIRKAGSGISLEDLQAYKAEVSSALNITLNNHTTMFSPGPPMGGAVLMFILKILEGYKLHEASLATPKEKVEAYHRIAEALKFGNMLKPHMSDPAFSEAQVTVRTMLSDKIAELARSRIDDRGDHPLNHYNLLESIYNDRYKSKGTSHISVLAADGSAVSATSTINYPFGSFVYSNQTGIILNNELADFCIANRSIKPGEKPPSAMVPSILISKTGDMLVIGGAGGAWIISATAMAIINKLWFGYDLEHAISAPIMHTDRDNILFEEHFSEEVRSGLLGRGHKEQKAKIAMNVVQGISKEGKCISAYSDKRKLGKSAGY